A single window of Pieris napi chromosome 8, ilPieNapi1.2, whole genome shotgun sequence DNA harbors:
- the LOC125051666 gene encoding uncharacterized protein LOC125051666, whose protein sequence is MAFMMPVVKNDWDIYNSQRSRRASESADKATIGGRMRKVSESRSEGPTFSPRTSSHVLSPHRSAPAMRSVSYGRMPPSRVSLRAQESAKGTVSPPSAREDKFHSRARAASPERPWHCTACMPYL, encoded by the exons ATGGCGTTCATGATGCCAGTAGTGAAGAACGATTGGGATATTTACAACTCCCAGAGATCCCGGCGGGCTTCCGAGTCCGCGGACAAGGCTACAATTGGGGGTCGGATGCGCAAAGTGTCAGAATCGCGTTCGGAAGGACCTACATTTTCCCCACGGACATCCTCTCATGTTTTGAGTCCTCACCGGAGCGCGCCAGCCATGCGATCGGTATCGTATGGTCGCATGCCGCCTTCGCGAGTGTCGCTGCGAGCGCAAGAAAGCGCCAAGGGTACGGTTAGCCCTCCCAGCGCCCGGGAGGACAAGTTTCACAGCAG GGCGCGAGCGGCCTCCCCGGAGCGGCCCTGGCACTGCACCGCCTGCATGCCCTACCTGTGA